The Candidatus Finniella inopinata genomic interval TCTGGAGCTTTTAGGGGGGCGCCAAAGACAGCTGGGCATTCAAAAAGACGCCGGACGGCAAGAAAACCAAGATATTTCAAACAGCACCGTGGTGGTATTTCCCAGAAGAGACTTTGTTTTGAAATCTGGCGAAGAGGAATCTCACAAGGATTTTGTCAAAAAAATATATGGGAACCTATGGGGATACTAAAAAAAACGCCTTTGATGAAAAGGCGCTGTGCATTCTTAGAAATTAAACGAGAAAAACTATTTAATCTTTGCCTCTTTAAAAGCGACATGTTTCCGAATGACGGGATCATACTTACGCAGTTCCAATTTCTCTGGCTTTTTACGTGGGTTTTTTTGTGTAACATAAAAATACCCGGTATCGGCAGTGCTCAAAAGTTTGATATTAATAACAGCTGATTTAGCCATCTAAAGATCCCCTAAACATATTTCTAACAGTTAACGATCAAATTGGAGCGGGCGAAGGGATTTGAACCCTCGACCCCAACCTTGGCAAGGTTGTGCTCTACCACTGAGCTACGCCCGCTTCTTTTATGAGGCTACATATATAACGAACTCGTAAATCCATTTTATATGATTTAACCATCTATAGTATGACTGCCCTGTTTTTAGCAAGTCTTTTTGGAAATTTTTTTTACAAAGTCAGCATCACGCAAACTTTGCGATCGCATCTGCGATAAATTCCACCTGGCTTTCGGTTAACTCAAAGAAAAGGGGAAGCCTTAAAATCGTATCAGCTATCCGGGTTGTCAACGTCAAGACACCCTCTGTACGGGCGAATCTTTGCCCCCCGATGGAATCATGTAAAGGGACGTAATGGGTGGCGGACTGAATACCTTGACTACACAAATGGTCCATTAAAAGATTACGGCTTTTGCTGTCTTTTAACAAAATATAAAATAAATGACCGTTATGCTGGCAATCGATTGGAATCGTCGGCCGGATTAAACGTTCCATTTTCTCTAAAGGTTCTAAAACCTGATGGTAATAATTCCACATCCGAACGCGGTGCTTTGTTATTTCCTTGATGAATTCAAGTTGAGCCAACAGGAAGGCAGCTGTCACTTCACTAGGTAGAAACGAGGACCCTTTATCAACCCAGCTATATTTATCGACCTGGCCTAGTAAGAACTTTTTTCGATTGGTCCCCTTTTCCCAAATCATTTCAGCACGGCCCACCCATGAAGGGTCATTAACCATAAGGGCTCCACCCTCACCCGAAATAATATTTTTGGTTGCATGAAAGCTAAATGCGCCTGAATGTCCCAAGGTCCCCAAGGCTTTGTTTTTATAGTATGCTTCCACACCCTGTGCTGCATCTTCGATAACGAACAAATTATGTTTTTTAGCAAGGTCCCGAATGGTATCCATCTCACACCCAACACCGGCATAGTGCACACACAGGATGGCTTTTGTGGAAGGCGTAATCGCCTCTTCTATTTTAGTTTCATCAATGTTCAAGGTATCGGGGCGAATATCAATAAAAACAGGAACGCCTCCCTGCAGAACCACGGCATTGGCTGTGGAGACGAAGGTATAGGAGGGCATAATCACCTC includes:
- the rpmG gene encoding 50S ribosomal protein L33, whose translation is MAKSAVINIKLLSTADTGYFYVTQKNPRKKPEKLELRKYDPVIRKHVAFKEAKIK
- the rffA gene encoding dTDP-4-amino-4,6-dideoxygalactose transaminase is translated as MAHSFTIPFGKPYLTGKEQTLISESLTEGYLHGNGHFTKKCQAELEKLTACQKVLLTHSCTAALEMSVLLADIQPGDEVIMPSYTFVSTANAVVLQGGVPVFIDIRPDTLNIDETKIEEAITPSTKAILCVHYAGVGCEMDTIRDLAKKHNLFVIEDAAQGVEAYYKNKALGTLGHSGAFSFHATKNIISGEGGALMVNDPSWVGRAEMIWEKGTNRKKFLLGQVDKYSWVDKGSSFLPSEVTAAFLLAQLEFIKEITKHRVRMWNYYHQVLEPLEKMERLIRPTIPIDCQHNGHLFYILLKDSKSRNLLMDHLCSQGIQSATHYVPLHDSIGGQRFARTEGVLTLTTRIADTILRLPLFFELTESQVEFIADAIAKFA